A single window of Caldimicrobium thiodismutans DNA harbors:
- a CDS encoding glutamine synthetase family protein, which produces MMEKPRDAKDVMELCKKYDVRFIRLWFVDILGQLKSFAIHVDELEGAFEEGMGFDGSSIKGFARIDESDMVAVPDPSTFTLLPWRPKEKAVARMFCDILNPDGTPYQGDPRYALKRALEKMKKMGFTHFYLGPELEFFYFKSDRCPEILDEGGYFDYPMDAAEDLRRDTILALESMGIRVEYSHHEVAPSQHEIDLRFADALEMADIVMTYKVTVKEIARKYGLHATFMPKPIFGENGSGMHTHQSLFIGDKNAFFDPNDKYHLSETAKQYTAGLLKHIKEITLVLNQWINSYKRLVPGYEAPVYICWARRNRSALIRVPMYKPGKEKATRIELRSPDPACNPYLAFATMLTAGLKGIENKYQLPEPVERDVYHMDPEERKALSIEELPGSLIEAIEYAEKSEVLREALGDHIFNQLITSKKMEWDDYRIRVTEYEIAKYLPIL; this is translated from the coding sequence ATGATGGAAAAGCCAAGAGATGCTAAGGATGTGATGGAGCTTTGTAAAAAGTATGATGTCCGATTTATCAGGCTTTGGTTTGTGGACATTCTTGGTCAGTTAAAAAGCTTTGCCATTCATGTGGATGAGCTTGAAGGGGCTTTTGAAGAGGGTATGGGTTTTGATGGTTCTTCTATTAAGGGTTTTGCAAGGATTGATGAGTCCGATATGGTAGCAGTTCCTGATCCTTCTACTTTTACTCTTCTTCCCTGGAGGCCAAAGGAAAAGGCTGTTGCCAGAATGTTTTGTGACATCCTCAATCCCGATGGGACTCCTTATCAAGGGGATCCCAGGTATGCCCTGAAAAGGGCCCTTGAGAAAATGAAAAAAATGGGGTTTACCCATTTTTATCTTGGGCCTGAGCTTGAGTTCTTCTACTTTAAGTCTGATAGGTGCCCTGAGATCTTAGATGAAGGTGGCTACTTTGATTACCCTATGGATGCAGCCGAAGATTTAAGAAGGGACACTATTCTTGCCCTTGAATCCATGGGGATAAGAGTTGAATATTCCCATCATGAGGTTGCTCCCTCTCAGCATGAGATAGACTTGAGATTTGCCGATGCCCTTGAGATGGCAGATATTGTTATGACCTATAAGGTAACCGTTAAAGAGATTGCCAGAAAATATGGACTTCATGCCACCTTTATGCCCAAACCCATCTTTGGTGAGAATGGAAGTGGTATGCATACCCATCAGAGTCTATTTATCGGTGACAAAAACGCCTTCTTTGATCCCAATGACAAGTATCATCTTTCTGAAACAGCGAAACAATATACAGCAGGCCTTTTAAAACATATTAAAGAGATTACCCTTGTTTTAAATCAATGGATTAATTCTTACAAAAGACTTGTGCCTGGTTATGAGGCTCCAGTTTATATTTGCTGGGCAAGAAGAAATCGCTCTGCCCTTATCAGGGTTCCCATGTATAAACCTGGAAAAGAGAAGGCAACCCGTATTGAATTGAGATCCCCTGATCCTGCCTGCAATCCCTATCTTGCCTTCGCAACCATGCTTACAGCTGGTCTAAAGGGCATTGAAAATAAATATCAACTTCCTGAGCCTGTTGAAAGGGATGTCTATCATATGGATCCTGAGGAAAGAAAAGCGCTAAGTATAGAAGAGCTTCCTGGAAGTTTGATTGAGGCTATTGAATATGCGGAAAAAAGTGAAGTCCTCAGAGAGGCCCTGGGAGATCACATTTTTAATCAGCTTATAACCAGCAAGAAAATGGAATGGGATGATTATAGAATTAGAGTTACCGAATACGAAATTGCAAAATATTTACCTATTCTCTAA
- a CDS encoding outer membrane beta-barrel protein yields the protein MKTKVFLLGISFLALTSMAEAFELKTEKMGKLEVNGALSGYLLSGKRIEENAKETRIDIASTLISVSKKATPLGFTLMGGAFATPVIGLDTYKTSDNVDLFSPLPLAFLEVSPSEGLSISAGRMGTIIGYESPFTFQNNYLQRGLVWNMQPLFTHGIRLSYNWKLLSAKIGINDAYYSLGVDSNTPSGWKRKLAYALEGSLGITPVKDFSLSFNFLIPEKDARPNEAANPANKQQYNLIMSYTLGNFTLAGDLLYVYAPDSQKAQVPYSAKAYGGALHFSYDYAPFKLALRAEYVKDKKDKGGIDLVGLGENNRGYTLTFTPGYYKDPFFIRAEISYVKAKEDFADIKGGNPTRDSQTRVGFEVGLKF from the coding sequence ATGAAAACTAAAGTGTTCCTTTTAGGAATCTCTTTCCTTGCTTTAACCAGTATGGCGGAGGCTTTTGAGCTTAAAACAGAAAAAATGGGAAAGCTTGAGGTTAATGGTGCCTTAAGTGGCTATTTACTTAGTGGAAAACGAATTGAGGAGAATGCCAAGGAGACAAGGATAGATATAGCCTCTACCCTTATAAGCGTAAGCAAAAAGGCAACTCCTTTAGGTTTTACTCTTATGGGAGGAGCCTTTGCTACTCCAGTTATTGGGCTTGATACCTATAAAACCTCAGATAATGTAGATCTTTTTAGTCCTTTGCCTTTAGCCTTTTTAGAGGTTAGTCCTTCCGAGGGTCTAAGTATTTCAGCTGGAAGAATGGGAACCATCATTGGCTATGAGTCTCCCTTTACCTTTCAGAATAATTATCTTCAGAGAGGACTTGTCTGGAACATGCAACCCCTCTTTACCCATGGAATAAGGCTCTCTTATAACTGGAAGCTTCTTTCCGCCAAAATTGGAATTAATGATGCCTATTATTCCTTGGGAGTTGATTCCAATACCCCGAGTGGATGGAAAAGAAAATTAGCCTATGCCCTTGAAGGTTCTCTTGGAATTACCCCTGTAAAGGATTTCTCCCTTTCTTTCAATTTTCTTATACCTGAAAAGGATGCAAGGCCAAATGAGGCAGCTAACCCTGCCAATAAGCAACAATATAATCTTATTATGAGTTATACCTTAGGAAACTTTACTTTGGCAGGAGATCTTCTCTATGTGTATGCCCCAGATTCTCAGAAGGCACAGGTTCCTTACTCTGCTAAGGCTTATGGGGGTGCTTTACACTTTTCCTACGATTATGCACCCTTCAAATTGGCTTTAAGAGCTGAATATGTAAAAGATAAAAAGGATAAAGGTGGTATTGATCTTGTGGGACTTGGTGAGAATAACAGGGGTTATACTTTGACCTTTACTCCTGGATATTACAAGGATCCCTTTTTTATAAGGGCTGAAATAAGTTATGTTAAGGCTAAAGAGGATTTTGCAGATATAAAGGGTGGAAATCCAACCAGGGATTCTCAAACCAGAGTTGGATTTGAAGTAGGATTAAAATTTTAA
- a CDS encoding ammonium transporter, translated as MFKRGILSLLALLLTFGESLAEEAQTPKLNSGDTAWMLVSTALVVLMTIPGLALFYGGLSKKKDVLNTIVMSFIAYAIVSFLWVLYGYSLAFNGDIGGVIGSLSKFLLHGVTMESLNGTIPEYLFVGFQLTFAAITVALISGSYIERMKFSAWVLFTILWFSFVYVPVAHWVWGGGFLAKLSALDFAGGTVVHINAGIAGLVGALFLGKRKDPILKPHNLTLVAIGTGLLWFGWFGFNAGSAVASNALAAIALLNTNTATALAAITWMLTEKIFTRKATLLGFCSGAVAGLVAITPAAGFVNLLGAIIIGILAGFLPYFAVAKIKPALGYDDALDVFGIHGIAGILGALLTGLLADPSVNSAGKGLLYGNPSQLWIQALSVFVVLIYDLIATGIILLVIKVITGLRVSEEEELSGLDLSQHGERAYEFE; from the coding sequence ATGTTTAAAAGGGGGATACTGTCTTTGTTGGCACTTCTTCTTACTTTTGGGGAGAGTCTGGCTGAAGAGGCGCAGACTCCAAAACTAAATAGCGGGGATACTGCCTGGATGTTAGTCTCAACGGCTCTGGTTGTCCTTATGACCATTCCTGGTCTTGCCCTTTTTTATGGAGGGCTCTCCAAAAAAAAGGATGTCCTCAATACTATAGTTATGTCTTTTATAGCCTATGCTATAGTCTCCTTTCTCTGGGTGCTTTATGGTTATTCTCTTGCCTTTAATGGAGATATAGGAGGGGTAATAGGGTCTTTGTCTAAGTTTCTACTGCATGGGGTCACTATGGAAAGTCTAAATGGGACCATTCCTGAATATCTTTTTGTAGGGTTTCAACTTACTTTTGCAGCAATTACAGTTGCCTTAATTAGTGGATCATACATTGAGAGAATGAAATTTTCTGCCTGGGTGCTTTTTACTATTCTTTGGTTTAGCTTTGTTTATGTGCCTGTTGCACATTGGGTCTGGGGTGGAGGGTTTCTGGCCAAGCTATCTGCCCTTGATTTTGCAGGAGGAACTGTAGTGCACATAAATGCTGGTATAGCTGGTCTTGTAGGAGCGCTCTTCCTTGGAAAAAGAAAGGATCCTATCTTAAAACCGCATAATCTTACATTGGTAGCTATTGGCACAGGGCTTCTTTGGTTTGGCTGGTTTGGATTTAATGCCGGATCAGCAGTTGCATCAAATGCTCTTGCAGCCATAGCTTTACTTAATACTAATACCGCAACCGCTCTTGCAGCCATAACCTGGATGTTAACAGAAAAGATCTTTACAAGAAAAGCTACTTTACTTGGCTTTTGCTCTGGAGCAGTAGCCGGGCTTGTAGCTATAACCCCAGCAGCAGGTTTTGTAAATCTACTTGGGGCTATCATTATTGGAATTTTGGCAGGTTTCCTACCTTACTTTGCAGTGGCCAAAATTAAGCCAGCCCTGGGTTATGATGATGCCTTGGATGTCTTTGGAATTCATGGAATTGCAGGAATTCTTGGAGCTCTACTTACTGGTCTTCTGGCAGATCCCTCTGTTAATTCTGCAGGTAAAGGTCTTCTTTATGGAAATCCCTCTCAATTATGGATACAGGCTCTCTCTGTGTTCGTGGTTTTGATCTATGATCTTATTGCGACAGGTATAATCCTTCTTGTAATAAAGGTTATAACAGGTCTTAGAGTCTCAGAAGAAGAGGAACTTTCAGGACTTGATCTTTCTCAGCATGGAGAAAGGGCCTATGAATTTGAATAA
- the nifA gene encoding nif-specific transcriptional activator NifA → MRILERKNAELLALFEVSKVLSSSFEIKKNLYQAMKLLSDYLDLRRGTITLLDLKTGELRIEVAYGLTPEQIAKGRYKIGEGIVGKVVEIGEPMVVPDIGKEPLFLNRTGARIEKDNISFLCVPIKFKQEVLGVLSVDRIFDESISFEEDLRVLEIVATLIAQVLKLYQAFYEERSRREELEHELKDRYAFQNIIYGSSVMKEILKSALKVAGTKATILLRGESGTGKELLAKAIHFSSPRAKNPFVAINCAAIPETLLEAELFGYEKGAFTGAFTSKKGKFELADGGTIFLDEIGDLPLSLQAKILRVLQEQSFERLGGTKSIKVDVRIIAATHRNLEEMVKEGEFREDLYWRLNVVPLFIPPLRERPEDIPLLIDHFLKKFNQLYEKNLRVHPEAVERLLNYPFPGNVRELENLLERLILLSEKDWIDVEDVDRVLKLKDSSMKTLPIEGQTRINPSKKGGLLCELEELERERIIAVLKACNFNQSKAAKELGITRRQLNYRIQKYLKNFL, encoded by the coding sequence ATGCGAATTTTAGAAAGAAAAAATGCAGAACTTCTTGCCCTTTTTGAGGTAAGTAAGGTTTTAAGTTCTTCCTTTGAAATTAAGAAAAATCTCTATCAAGCCATGAAACTCCTCTCGGACTACCTTGATTTGCGTAGAGGCACCATTACTCTCCTTGACCTGAAAACCGGTGAGCTTAGGATTGAGGTTGCTTATGGATTAACGCCAGAACAGATTGCCAAAGGAAGATACAAGATTGGAGAAGGCATTGTAGGTAAAGTGGTTGAGATTGGAGAGCCAATGGTAGTCCCTGACATAGGGAAGGAACCCCTTTTTCTTAATCGCACAGGGGCCCGCATTGAAAAAGATAACATCTCCTTTTTATGTGTCCCCATAAAATTTAAACAAGAAGTCTTAGGGGTTCTCTCTGTTGATCGCATCTTTGATGAAAGTATCTCCTTTGAAGAAGACCTGAGAGTTCTTGAAATTGTTGCTACTTTAATTGCTCAGGTCTTAAAGCTTTATCAAGCCTTTTATGAAGAAAGATCAAGAAGAGAGGAGCTTGAACACGAGTTAAAAGACCGCTATGCCTTTCAAAATATAATCTATGGAAGCTCTGTGATGAAGGAGATTTTAAAGTCCGCTCTAAAGGTAGCTGGCACAAAAGCTACTATCCTCTTAAGAGGAGAGTCTGGAACCGGGAAAGAATTACTGGCTAAGGCCATTCATTTTTCTTCTCCGCGGGCTAAAAATCCCTTTGTAGCCATTAATTGCGCAGCTATTCCTGAAACCCTTCTTGAGGCTGAACTCTTCGGGTATGAAAAAGGAGCCTTTACCGGGGCCTTTACCTCCAAAAAGGGAAAATTTGAGCTTGCCGATGGGGGCACCATCTTTCTTGATGAAATCGGGGATCTTCCCCTCTCTTTACAGGCCAAAATCTTAAGGGTATTACAGGAACAGAGTTTTGAAAGATTGGGAGGCACCAAAAGTATTAAAGTAGATGTCCGTATTATTGCCGCTACCCACAGAAATCTTGAAGAAATGGTTAAAGAGGGGGAGTTCAGAGAAGATCTTTACTGGCGTCTTAATGTGGTTCCTCTTTTTATCCCCCCACTCAGAGAAAGACCTGAAGACATCCCCTTATTAATTGACCACTTTCTCAAAAAATTCAACCAACTCTATGAAAAAAACCTGAGGGTCCATCCTGAAGCAGTTGAAAGACTCCTAAATTATCCCTTTCCTGGAAATGTAAGGGAACTTGAAAATCTACTGGAAAGGCTCATTCTCCTTTCGGAAAAGGACTGGATAGATGTAGAGGATGTAGATAGGGTTTTAAAACTTAAGGATTCCTCTATGAAGACCCTTCCTATAGAAGGACAAACCAGAATCAACCCATCTAAAAAAGGCGGGCTCTTATGCGAGCTTGAGGAGCTGGAAAGAGAAAGAATAATAGCAGTGCTAAAGGCCTGCAATTTTAATCAAAGTAAGGCTGCTAAAGAACTCGGGATAACCCGCAGACAACTTAACTATAGAATTCAAAAATATCTCAAAAATTTCCTCTAA
- a CDS encoding P-II family nitrogen regulator — protein MKKITAIIKPFKLDDVKEALVKVGIGGMTITEVKGFGEQRGQLEVYRGQELKVDFLPKIKIEVVVRDDQVEQVVSAILESAYTGKIGDGKIFISPVEEVIRIRTKEKGEKAV, from the coding sequence ATGAAAAAGATAACAGCCATTATTAAGCCCTTTAAACTTGATGATGTCAAGGAAGCCCTTGTCAAGGTAGGAATTGGAGGGATGACCATTACCGAGGTCAAAGGTTTTGGTGAACAGAGGGGGCAACTTGAAGTTTACAGAGGACAAGAACTTAAGGTAGATTTCTTACCCAAGATCAAGATTGAGGTGGTGGTTAGAGATGATCAGGTTGAGCAAGTGGTATCCGCCATCCTTGAAAGTGCCTATACCGGAAAAATCGGAGATGGAAAGATTTTTATTTCTCCTGTTGAAGAGGTCATAAGAATCAGAACCAAGGAAAAAGGCGAAAAGGCTGTTTAA
- a CDS encoding hydrogenase small subunit — protein MEELSRLSRRDFLKICTLITATMGLPHNFVERVEAAVKTPKKPTVIWLNFMECTGCTETLLRSSHPPLGRFLLEIINLEYHETIMAGAGAQAEAALEKAMKAYKGEYILVVEGAVSTKDGGIYCQIGGKPAINILKEVAKDAKLVIAYGTCATFGGIQAASPNPTGAVGVSEVIGTGKLINISGCPPNPYNLLSTVAYLLTFNRPPEMDEYYRPRFAYGRRIHDHCERRPHFDEGRFAESFGDDGHRKGYCLYKLGCKGPVTYANCMTLKFCDIGAWPIGAGHPCLGCTEPHFWDRMTPFYEHLPKVTIPAGEGIVADAEKIGSYAIAGAGIAIGVHAGAGLVKRWIKGKKPSETFVETEKKEG, from the coding sequence ATGGAGGAACTCTCTCGGCTTAGCAGGAGAGACTTTTTAAAGATTTGCACTTTGATTACTGCTACCATGGGGCTTCCACATAACTTTGTTGAGCGTGTTGAGGCAGCGGTTAAGACTCCTAAAAAACCTACAGTTATCTGGCTAAACTTTATGGAGTGCACAGGATGCACAGAGACCCTTTTGCGTTCTTCTCACCCACCTCTGGGAAGATTTCTCCTTGAAATTATCAATCTTGAGTATCATGAAACTATTATGGCAGGAGCTGGAGCTCAGGCAGAAGCGGCTTTAGAAAAGGCTATGAAGGCTTATAAAGGGGAATATATTCTTGTTGTGGAAGGTGCTGTTTCCACCAAAGATGGGGGAATTTATTGCCAAATCGGTGGGAAACCAGCTATCAATATTTTAAAGGAAGTAGCTAAGGATGCCAAATTAGTAATTGCATACGGGACTTGTGCCACCTTTGGAGGAATTCAGGCTGCCTCCCCTAATCCTACTGGAGCAGTCGGAGTTTCAGAGGTCATTGGCACAGGCAAACTCATCAATATCTCCGGTTGTCCCCCTAATCCATATAACCTTTTATCAACTGTTGCCTATCTCTTGACCTTCAATAGGCCCCCTGAGATGGATGAATATTATAGGCCTCGCTTTGCTTATGGAAGGAGAATTCACGATCATTGCGAGAGAAGACCTCACTTTGATGAGGGTAGATTTGCTGAATCCTTTGGGGATGACGGTCATAGAAAGGGCTACTGTCTTTACAAATTAGGATGTAAGGGCCCCGTTACTTATGCCAACTGCATGACTCTCAAGTTCTGTGATATTGGAGCCTGGCCTATTGGAGCAGGACATCCATGCCTTGGATGCACTGAGCCTCATTTCTGGGACAGAATGACACCCTTTTATGAACACCTTCCTAAGGTAACTATTCCTGCTGGAGAGGGTATTGTTGCTGATGCAGAAAAGATTGGCTCCTATGCCATTGCAGGTGCAGGTATTGCTATAGGAGTGCATGCCGGAGCGGGGCTTGTTAAAAGGTGGATAAAGGGTAAAAAACCTTCTGAAACCTTTGTAGAAACTGAAAAGAAGGAGGGCTAA
- a CDS encoding sigma-54 interaction domain-containing protein — MLTSKIGEALVKAPSFESALNEVLKILYSYWDVRHSFISFFDPESQTLKIVSAFGLTKEQIRRAIFKKGEGMVGKVFKNELPVLLQDLEEKGYLNKLGLKDVVERGTSFLAVPLKTADQVLGVFGVFKKFKEGESKEKALELLQTLGTFISITYLINKKHSQERAFWEEEKKLLTQTLYENFGQEGIIGKSLAIQNLIKLVKKVAQTTANVLITGESGTGKSFIAKAIHFLSPRKNKPFVAVNCAAIPETLLEAELFGYEKGAFTGAFTSKKGKFELADGGTIFLDEIGDLPLALQPKLLKVLQEREIEKLGREEPIKVDVRIIAATNRPLEELIKEGHFREDLYYRLNVITLHLPPLRERQEDIPLLAEYFLYKFNRRYEKEVFLSPEVIEIFKKYPWPGNVRELENLIERLVILSEGVILPTDLPGYILKGITSHEKEPPLPSFIEDKEKEEIVKALEKTGYVKSRAAKLLGLTLRQLDYRIKKYNIPVTRY, encoded by the coding sequence ATGTTAACTTCAAAAATTGGTGAAGCCTTAGTCAAGGCCCCTTCTTTTGAGTCCGCCTTAAATGAAGTCTTAAAAATACTTTATTCCTATTGGGATGTCCGGCATAGTTTTATCTCCTTTTTTGATCCTGAGTCTCAGACTTTGAAAATAGTATCTGCCTTTGGCCTTACCAAAGAACAGATCAGAAGAGCTATCTTTAAAAAAGGCGAAGGAATGGTGGGAAAGGTTTTTAAGAATGAGCTTCCTGTCCTTCTTCAGGATCTTGAAGAAAAGGGCTATCTCAATAAGCTGGGGCTAAAGGATGTTGTGGAAAGGGGAACGAGTTTTCTTGCAGTGCCTTTAAAAACAGCAGATCAAGTGCTTGGAGTCTTTGGGGTCTTTAAAAAATTCAAAGAAGGGGAGTCAAAAGAAAAGGCCTTAGAACTTCTTCAGACTTTAGGCACTTTTATTTCCATAACCTATCTAATTAATAAAAAACATTCTCAGGAAAGGGCTTTTTGGGAGGAGGAAAAGAAACTTCTTACGCAAACCTTATATGAAAATTTTGGACAGGAAGGAATTATTGGCAAATCTCTGGCTATTCAGAATCTCATTAAGCTTGTGAAAAAGGTAGCCCAAACCACCGCTAATGTATTAATTACTGGTGAGAGTGGAACAGGAAAAAGCTTCATAGCCAAGGCTATTCATTTTTTGAGTCCAAGAAAAAACAAACCCTTTGTAGCAGTAAACTGTGCAGCCATTCCAGAAACCCTACTTGAGGCTGAACTCTTCGGGTATGAAAAAGGAGCATTTACCGGGGCCTTTACCTCCAAAAAGGGAAAATTTGAGCTTGCCGATGGGGGCACCATCTTTCTTGATGAAATCGGAGATCTTCCACTGGCCTTACAGCCAAAGCTTCTTAAGGTCCTTCAAGAAAGAGAAATAGAAAAGCTTGGAAGGGAAGAACCCATAAAAGTTGATGTCCGGATTATTGCTGCAACCAACCGTCCTCTTGAGGAGTTAATCAAAGAGGGCCATTTCAGAGAGGATCTTTATTATAGACTAAATGTAATAACCTTACATCTGCCACCTTTACGGGAAAGGCAAGAGGATATCCCTCTCCTTGCTGAGTATTTTCTATATAAATTTAACCGAAGATATGAAAAAGAGGTTTTTTTATCTCCAGAGGTTATAGAAATTTTCAAGAAATATCCCTGGCCCGGAAATGTGCGAGAGCTTGAAAACCTGATAGAGCGTCTTGTAATTCTCTCAGAGGGAGTGATTCTGCCCACGGATCTTCCTGGTTATATTTTAAAGGGTATTACCTCTCATGAAAAGGAACCTCCCCTTCCCTCTTTCATAGAGGATAAAGAGAAAGAGGAGATCGTTAAGGCCCTTGAAAAGACAGGTTATGTAAAATCAAGGGCAGCAAAATTACTTGGTTTAACCTTAAGACAGCTGGATTATCGCATCAAAAAATACAATATCCCTGTAACTCGCTACTAA
- a CDS encoding MBL fold metallo-hydrolase — MQLSGPGFIKLLDDLYQIKPGKNSSHCYLILAEKTVLIDTGTNKDYPLLKEALESIGLPPHEVDIVINTHEHFDHIGGNIYFQNNGRTLILSHRMAAVKIIYGDDEVTMCRVNDQPVIGYKVNLWLNHMDVLDLGSWFLKILHTPGHTSGSICLYEPRKKVLFSGDTLFARGTPANIYNSGSLAEYFNSLRRLKTLKIDILLPGHGKISTAAEEDIKSAIENTLFRFPEAGKLWETIMF; from the coding sequence ATGCAACTTTCAGGCCCTGGATTTATTAAACTTTTAGATGATCTTTATCAGATTAAACCTGGGAAGAATTCAAGCCATTGCTACCTTATCCTTGCTGAAAAAACTGTGCTTATTGATACAGGAACTAATAAAGATTACCCCCTCCTTAAAGAAGCTCTTGAGAGCATAGGGCTACCTCCCCATGAGGTAGATATTGTCATTAATACTCATGAACACTTTGATCACATCGGGGGGAATATTTATTTTCAAAACAATGGTAGAACATTAATTTTATCACACAGAATGGCTGCTGTAAAAATAATCTATGGTGATGATGAGGTTACCATGTGTCGGGTTAATGATCAACCTGTTATAGGTTATAAGGTTAATTTATGGCTTAACCACATGGATGTTTTAGATTTGGGAAGTTGGTTTTTAAAAATCCTTCATACCCCTGGGCATACCTCTGGATCCATCTGCCTTTATGAACCAAGAAAAAAGGTTTTATTTTCAGGAGACACCCTCTTTGCCAGGGGCACTCCTGCTAATATTTATAATTCTGGAAGCCTTGCAGAATATTTTAATTCTTTAAGAAGACTTAAGACCCTTAAAATTGATATACTTCTTCCAGGGCATGGAAAGATTTCTACCGCAGCAGAGGAAGATATAAAATCTGCTATAGAAAATACCCTTTTTAGATTCCCTGAAGCAGGAAAACTTTGGGAGACCATCATGTTCTGA
- a CDS encoding nickel-dependent hydrogenase large subunit, translating to MAQKITIDPITRIEGHLRIDVEIEGGKVNNAWASAQMWRGIEVILKGRDPKDAWMFTQRFCGVCTTVHAIASVRAVENALNMEIPLNAQFVRNLILCAHGIHDHIVHFYHLSALDWVDVLSALKADPRKTAELAQAISDWEGNSETYFKEVKDKLSAFVGSGQLGPFSSGYWGHPQMKLPPEVNLLAVAHYLSALDYQYKANQVVAIFGAKTPHIQTVVVGGVALAINPDNPATLNMERLMYARELLLQVKEFVQKVYLNDAIALSALYPDWFDIGKGITNYLAVPDLPLDTKGIKFDLPGGTIFHGDLSTYKAITSFDDPYFRDNVSESVIHSWYKNIGSKHPWEGDTVPEYTGFKENEKYSWAKAPRFKGEPMQVGPLAQILMGVASKHELTMKWLNYALEKCSALAKKPITVDKLHSTMGRHLARAVRCAMLADLALKHLDLLTQNITKGDLEIYPYRTGLRFPEGEIKGFGFHEAPRGTLSHWVVINKGKIKNYQAVVPSTWNVSPRDEKGKRGPYEESLINNPIVKPEQPLEVLRTIHSFDPCIACAVHIYDKSKKEITRVKVL from the coding sequence ATGGCTCAAAAGATCACCATAGATCCCATTACTCGTATTGAAGGACATTTAAGAATTGATGTAGAAATTGAGGGGGGAAAGGTTAATAATGCCTGGGCCTCAGCTCAGATGTGGAGAGGTATTGAGGTTATTTTAAAAGGGAGAGATCCTAAGGATGCCTGGATGTTTACCCAAAGATTTTGCGGAGTCTGCACAACTGTGCATGCCATTGCCTCAGTAAGGGCTGTTGAAAATGCCTTGAATATGGAAATCCCTCTCAATGCCCAGTTTGTGCGGAACCTCATTCTTTGTGCTCACGGGATTCATGACCACATTGTCCATTTTTATCATCTATCCGCCCTTGATTGGGTTGATGTCCTTTCTGCCCTTAAGGCTGATCCCAGGAAAACAGCAGAACTTGCTCAGGCTATTTCTGACTGGGAGGGAAATAGCGAAACCTATTTTAAAGAGGTTAAAGATAAGCTTTCAGCTTTTGTAGGAAGTGGCCAGCTTGGGCCTTTTTCCTCTGGATACTGGGGACATCCCCAGATGAAGCTTCCTCCTGAGGTAAATCTTTTGGCTGTAGCACACTATCTTTCTGCCCTTGATTATCAATATAAAGCTAATCAAGTGGTGGCTATCTTTGGAGCAAAAACCCCTCATATTCAGACAGTTGTTGTAGGAGGAGTTGCTCTGGCTATTAATCCAGATAATCCAGCTACACTTAACATGGAAAGATTAATGTATGCCAGAGAGCTTCTTCTTCAAGTCAAAGAATTTGTGCAGAAAGTTTATCTTAATGACGCTATAGCCCTTTCTGCCCTTTATCCAGATTGGTTTGACATTGGCAAGGGTATAACTAACTACTTAGCGGTGCCTGATTTACCCCTTGACACTAAGGGAATAAAATTTGATCTACCTGGCGGAACTATCTTTCACGGTGACCTCTCTACTTATAAAGCCATTACAAGCTTTGATGATCCCTATTTCAGAGATAATGTATCAGAAAGCGTGATTCACTCCTGGTATAAGAATATCGGGTCCAAACACCCCTGGGAAGGAGACACTGTTCCTGAATATACTGGTTTCAAAGAGAATGAGAAATACTCCTGGGCAAAGGCTCCTCGTTTTAAAGGAGAACCTATGCAGGTTGGTCCTCTGGCTCAGATTCTTATGGGTGTTGCAAGTAAGCACGAATTGACTATGAAGTGGTTGAATTATGCCCTTGAAAAATGTTCGGCTCTTGCTAAAAAACCCATAACTGTTGATAAGCTTCATTCAACTATGGGAAGACATCTTGCAAGGGCAGTAAGATGTGCCATGCTCGCTGATCTTGCTTTGAAACACTTAGATCTTCTCACTCAAAATATCACTAAGGGAGATCTTGAGATTTATCCTTATAGAACGGGGCTAAGATTTCCTGAAGGGGAAATTAAAGGTTTTGGCTTTCATGAGGCCCCTCGTGGAACCCTTTCACACTGGGTAGTTATTAACAAAGGAAAGATTAAAAATTATCAAGCTGTAGTTCCCTCTACCTGGAATGTAAGTCCAAGGGATGAAAAGGGCAAACGCGGTCCCTATGAAGAATCCCTCATAAATAATCCTATAGTTAAACCTGAGCAACCTCTTGAGGTCTTAAGAACCATTCATTCTTTTGATCCATGCATTGCCTGTGCAGTCCATATCTATGACAAAAGCAAAAAGGAGATTACCCGTGTAAAAGTCCTTTAA